The genomic stretch GTTCCCAGTTCATTTTACTATTATTTTAGGGCTATTTTTTTATTTTTAAATAATTGATTACTTGTTTGAAAGAATTAAATTTTCGCAAAATAAATCCTTTATCATTGACATAATAATATCTTGGAAAAAATTTAATATTTAAGTCGTATTTTAAATCATTTTCTTCTTGAAACTGATTGTAATTTTGCCAGTTATATTGATGTTTTTTTAAATAATTTCTCCAATTTTTCTGGCTTCTATCAATAGAAATACCTATAATTTTTATGTTATTTTCAGCAAGTATATCTTGATATTCTTTGATTTCTTTATGTTGTTTTACACACGGCTCACATTCTAAATACCAAAAATCTAAAATATAAGAAGTTTCTTTAGATAAGGTTATTTTTTCTCTAGTATTATCTGCTGTATTAAAAGTGTATTTATCAAAATTGATAAATGTTTCTGAAGTTTCTTTACTAAGTTTCTGCGTATTTACCTCTTTATCTTTTTTACAAGAAAAAGAGATCAAAACTATAGCCAATAATAAAAAAGCTTTTTTCATTTTAAAATTTCTTCGAAAATACAATAAAAAAAAGAGAAGCATTTCTACTTCTCTTTTTATCAATATTAAATTATTAAGATTCTAAAACAAGTTTAAAATTCTATTGTTGTAGACAAAATTAAGAACCACACATTAAGCAATCGTCGTCTGGTGCTCCGTTTTTAGAAGCATCTACCATTGCTTTAAATTCTGCAGCACTCATTGGCTTTTCTTCTTCTATAACTTGCGCTTTCTTTTCTTTAGAAACTGTAAACTGAATTGCATTTACCGCAGATTTTGTTCTTAAGTAATACATTCCTGTTTTTAAGCCAGATTTCCAAGCATAAAAATGCATAGAAGTTAATTTACCATAGTCTGGATCTTTTAAGAATAAGTTTAGCGATTGAGATTGATCGATAAAGTATCCTCTATGGCGTGCCATATCGATAATATCTTTCATACTCATTTCCCAAACAGTTTTATATAACTCTCTTAATTCTGCAGGAATTTCTTCGATATGTTGTATAGAACCGTTTGCACGCATTATACTTTCTTTCATATCATTATCCCATAAACCTAATTCTACTAAGTCTTCTAATAAATGTTTGTTTACAACAATAAACTCACCAGATAATACTCTTCTTGTATAAATATTAGATGTATAAGGCTCAAAAGCTTCATTGTTTCCTAATATCTGAGAAGTAGATGCTGTTGGCATTGGCGCAACTAATAACGAGTTTCTTACACCGTGTTTCATTACTTGTTTACGCAACTTAGCCCAATCCCAGTTTCCGCTTAACTCATCATCTTTAATTCCCCACATGTTAAACTGAAATTCTCCTTTAGACATTGGAGAACCTTCGAAAGTAGAGTAAGGTTCTTTTGCTTTTGCAATTTCCATAGAAGAAGTTACAGCTGCAAAATACATCGTTTCAAAAATTTCTTGATTCAGTTTTTTAGCTTCATCACTTGTAAAAGGTAAACGCAATTGTATAAATGCATCTGCTAAACCTTGTATACCTAAACCAACTGGTCTATGTCTAAAGTTAGAGTTTTCTGCCTCTATAACTGGATAGAAATTAGCATCTATTACTGTATCTAAATTACGTGTTACTTTTTTAGTTACGTCGTATAATTTTTTATGATTAAAGTATTTTTCTCCGCCTTCTCTTTCAGAAATAAACATTGGCAAAGCAATAGAAGCTAAGTTACAAACCGCAACCTCATCTTCTGCTGTGTACTCCATAATTTCTGTACATAAGTTCGAAGAACGAATTGTACCTAAATTTTTCTGATTCGATTTTCTGTTTGCTGCATCTTTGTACAACATATATGGCGTACCTGTTTCGATTTGAGATTCTAATATCTTCTCCCAAAGCTCACGTGCCTTTATCGTTTTTCTACCTTTACCAGCTGCCTCGTAACTTGTGTATAAACGCTCGAATTCTTCATCGTAAGTATCGTATAAGTGCGGACATTCATGAGGACACATTAACGTCCAATCTGCATCTTGTTCTACACGTTTCATAAATAAATCAGAAATCCACATTGCATAGAATAAATCTCTAGCACGCATTTCTTCTTTACCATGGTTTTTCTTTAAATCTAAAAAGTCGAAAATATCTGCATGCCAAGGCTCTAAATACATTGCAAAAGATCCTTTACGCTTACCACCACCTTGATCTACATAACGAGCAGTATCATTAAAAACCTTTAACATTGGCACAATACCGTTTGATGTACCGTTTGTACCAGCAATATAAGAACCTGTAGCTCTAATATTATGTAAAGACAAACCAATACCACCAGCAGATTGCGATATTTTTGCAGTTTGTTTTAATGTATCGTAAATACCTTCGATACTGTCATCTTGCATTTGTAATAAGAAACAAGAAGACATTTGTGGTTTTGGTGTACCTGCATTAAAAAGAGTTGGTGTAGCGTGTGTAAAATATTTTTTACTCATTAACTCATAAGTAGCAATTGCTTCATCAATATCATTTTTATGAATACCAATAGAAACACGCATTAACATGTGTTGTGGACGTTCTGCTATTTGACCGTTCAATTTTAATAAATATGAACGTTCTAATGTTTTAAAACCAAAATAATCGTAATTAAAATCTCTATTGTAAATAATAGTAGAATCTAATTTTTCTGCATTTTCTTTAATGATATTATATACCTCATCTGCCAATAATGGCGCTTTTTTGTTTGTACGAGGATTTACATAAGTATACAAATCATCCATTGTTTCAGAGAATGATTTTTTAGTGTTTTTATGTAAGTTAGAAACAGCAATTCTTGCAGCTAATTTTGCATAATCTGGGTGTGCAGTTGTCATTGTAGCGGCAGTTTCTGCGGCTAAATTATCTAATTCTGATGTTGTAACACCATCATATAAACCTTCAATTACACGCATTGCAACTTTTACCGGATCTACAATTTTATTTAAACCGTAGCACATTTTTTTTACTCTTGCCGTGATTTTATCAAACATCACCGGCTCTTTTTTACCGTCTCTTTTTAGTACAAACATTTTTCTATTTGGTTTTTTTTATTAATTATTAGAGCCCACAAAAACGTCCAATTTTTTAGGATACTCTTTTTACTACTTCTTATTTTGTATGAATTAACACCTAAGAATAAACGGCGTTAATTTTATGTATTCTGATAATTAAAAATCAGAATCGAAACTAATACTTCCTGTTCCACCAGATTTTACACCGGCTTTTTGGTATTCTGATACTCTTTTTTCGAAGAAATTAGTTTTTCCTTCTAAAGAAATCATTTCCATAAAATCGAAAGGATTTGTTACATCGTAAACTTTGTCACATCCAAATTCTAATAACAATCTGTCTGTAACAAACTCTAAGTACTGAGTCATTAATTTTGCATTCATACCAATTAAACTAACTGGTAAAGATTCTGTAATAAACTCACGTTCTATATTTAATGCGTCTACAATAATTTCTGAAATACGCTCTTTTGGCACTCTATTTACCATGTGATTATTGTGTAAGTGTACAGCAAAATCACAGTGCATACCTTCGTCTCTAGAAATTAATTCGTTAGAAAAAGTTAAACCTGGTAATAAACCTCTTTTCTTTAACCAAAAAATTGAACAAAATGCACCAGAGAAGAAAATACCCTCTACTGCTGCAAAAGCAATTAAACGCTCTGCAAAAGAATCAGATTCTATCCATTTTAATGCCCAATCTGCTTTTTTCTTAATTGCCGGAAAAACTTCGATAGCTCTAAATAAATTGTCTTTTTCTACTTCATCTTTAACATAAGTATCTATTAATAAAGAATATGTTTCAGAATGAATGTTTTCCATCATTATTTGAAAACCATAGAAAAATTTAGCTTCAGAATATTGTACTTCGTTTACAAAGTTTTCTGCTAAGTTTTCGTTTACAATACCGTCTGATGCAGCAAAAAATGCTAAAATATGCTTTATAAAATAACGCTCATCGTCTGTTAACTTAGATGTCCAATCTACAAGATCTGCTGTAAGATCAATTTCTTCTGCCGTCCAAAAACAAGCTTGTTGTTTCTTATACCATTCCCACAAATCATCGTGTTGGATAGGAAAAATTACAAAACGGTTGTCATTTGGTTGTAAAATAGGCTCTAATACAGACATTTTTTATTGAGATTTTTGAGAATTATTATTTGTTAAAACGAGTTCTACAAAGATTGGGTTTTTTGTTCCAAAATGAAAGTCATACTTATTCACAAATCCCTTGAAGTTTTTAACAAAAAGACAAAAATTATGATTTTCGTTAAATTTTAACACTATTTTATTTTACTAAAAATCAACCCATTAAAACAGTAAAATTAGCTAAACCATTGCTACTATTGACATTCTTAAAACGTAATTTAAAAAGTTTTTTTTATCAATTTTATTTCAGATTTGGTTTTTAAAATTAACTGTTTTCTCTTAATTAAATTTTCATTAAAAAAGGTTATTTAGAATTTTTAAAGATAACAGAAGACTACTTAAATTCTTTTTGCTACCCCATTTTTGAAGTATCTTTGCAAAAAGACTTTTCTAATGAAAAATAGGTTTCCAAAAATTGTACAAATTGCTATAATTTCTGTTTATTTAATATTTTTAGCGGGTTCTGTTGTTAGAATGACAGGTTCTGGAATGGGATGTCCTGATTGGCCAAAATGTTTTGGTTATTACATACCACCAACATCCGAAGAACAAATTACTTGGCAACCAAACACCAATTATAAAAAAGGAATTATAATTATAAAAGACGAAGTTTTATTTGTTGCAGAAAAAGACATACAAACTGCAACAGACTTCAACATTAATAATTGGGTAAACTATACAAAACACGATTACGCAAAATTTAACAAATACCATACTTGGACAGAATACATAAATAGACTTGCCTCTGTTTTATCTGGTTTTGTTTTTCTATTTTTAATATACAGTGCTATTAAAAATAGAAAAAAAGACAAACGAATTACTTGGTTAGCTTTTGGCGCATTTTTTCTAATGCTTTTTGAAGCTTGGTTAGGTAAAACGGTAGTAGACACAAATTTAACACCTACAATTATTACCATTCATATGGTGGTTGGCTTGATAATTATTGCTCTTTTATTAAAATTAAATTTTATTGTTACTAATAAAAAAACAACTTTTAAATACAATTCCGTTTTTAACAAACTACTAATAGTTTCTGTAATTTTTTCTTTGATTCAAATTGCAATGGGAACCCAAGTAAGACAATTTATTGATGAGCAAGTAAAATTATATGGCTTCGAAAACAAGAATTATAGTTTAATGAATCCTAGTTTTAAATTTTACTTTCATAGATCTTTTACTATTGCAATTGTATTGGTAAACTTCGGTATGTTGTACTTAAACCAAATTAAAAACCTTGGTTATAAATTAGTAAATTGGATTGTTGCCTTAATTTTTATCGAAGTAATTTCTGGTATTTTAATGTATTATGCAGAAATTCCTTTTGGTACACAAGCAGTGCATTTATTGGCAGGAGCAATTTTATTTGGTTTACAATTTTATTTATGGCTTCAAAGTAGAAAAACCATAAATAATTAATAGCTAATAATTTTTATTGATTTAAGGATGCGCGTTCACCCAAACTTCGCCATCAGAAAAGTGTTCTTTTTTCCAAATTGGCACGGTTTCTTTTAAAGTATCAATAATAAATTCGCACGCTAAAAAAGCTGCTTTTCTATGCTTTGACGATACCGCAATAATTACCGGAATATCTCTTATTTGTAATTCGCCTTCTGCATGATGAACAGCTACTTTTTTTACATCAAATTTTTCGAGTGCTAAATCTGCAATTTTCTGCATTTCTTTTAGCGCCATCGGTTTATACGTAGAAAAATCTAACTTTTTTACTTCTTTGCCTTCTGTATCGTTTCTAACAGTACCTACAAAAACAGATATGCCACCGCAAGAATCGTCTTCAACAAAAGCATAACAAGCATTTAGATCTAATTTTTCTGATGTAATTTTTATTGAAGTTCTCTGCATAATTTTTTAAATCTAAAACAAGTTAAACGCTTTTAGCAAAAATAATAATTCATGATGTATCTTTGCAAACTAATATTTTATACTTCAAAAAAAATGAAAAGTGTCTTTAGAATTGTTAGCTTGTTAGAAGGAGTTTCTTATTTACTTTTACTTTTTATAGCAACACCTATTAAGTATTTACAAGGCGATGCTTCTTATGTAAAAATGTTAGGTATGCCACACGGAATTTTATTTATGTTGTACATTGTTTTAGCAATTGTTATTAAAAAAGAAATGAACTGGAACAATAAAACATTGGCTATTGTTTTAATTGCTTCTGTAATTCCTTTTGGAACTTTTTATGTCGATAAAAAATATTTAAGATAATTGCTAACCTCCACTAACTGGCGGAATAATAGCAACAACATCATTTTCTTTTAAAATTAAATCGTCTTCTGCATATTCTTCATTTACGGCAATTGCATAAGAATTTATATTTTCTATTGACGGATGTTTCTCAATCAAAAATTGCTTAAAATCTTTGATTGAAAGATTGTTTTCTATGACAAAGTCTAATTGGTTTTCTCCTATCAAATCAGAAGTAATGCCAAAAAAGAGTGTTTTTATTTTCATGTATATTATTTAATTAAAAAGGCTAAATCTAAACAAAAAGCCATTTTCTGATACGCCATTATAGTTAGACATTACATAATCTAATCTTAAAAAGCGCCATTTACCAAAACCTAAATTATCTAAACCAACAGAATATTCTGTGTAAGGTTTTGCATCTGCCATTACCATTGCTTTAGAACCTGCTACCAAGTAAAAATTAAGCTTATTTAATACCGGAATTTTACCTAAAATTGCTCCTCTAAAATTATGTTCTAAATGGGCTTCTGCATATTTATCATTAGAGTACAGTTTATAATAATCTAACAAACCAAAACTACTAATTCCTGCGGTTTTTAAAGGATATGTTAATTCGTTTCCGTTGGGTTGTAAATAATCCATAAAAGCAATGTTTTTCTTTTTTAAGAAAATTCCTGCCCTTAAATTATATCTAAAATTACCATAATTACCTGCATTTACAAAATGATTAATGTTTGTTGTAAATAAATCAGAATTTAATTCGGAATTAGAAGCTCCAAATCTTTTTCTATATCGAATACTTACAGTCGGATATTTATTATTTCCTATATTTTGCTTGCTATCTGGGTACGATAAGAATTTTTGACCAAAAACAAAACGTGTTCTTAAATCTAAAGTTGCAATTTTATGCTCTACAAAAGGGGCCGTATTAAAACCTGAGCGATTTAAAGGATTGTTAGATGTATAACCGCCGTTTTCTTCTTTTGAAGTCCAAGAAAAATCTGTGGTATTAAATAGCGGTTTTCTATTTGCATATTCTAAAGTTCCAGAAAAGTAAATTCCGTTTTTAATTTCTTGAGAATACGTAATTTCTGCAGCTTGTTTCTCGTAAATTTTCAAATAATTAAGATTACTCAATAACGAACTTAAAGAGTTGTTTAACCTAGCTATAGGATTTCTTTCGTTAAACTGTGGTGTTGTAATACCAATTTTTGCAAATAATCTTGGTCTAGAAATATTGTTCCATTTTTTAGAAAAATACACAGATGGCCTTATTTTTTTCTCAGAAAAACTATAATTAGCATTTACACCTGCACTCCACCACTTACCGGTATCATTTAAAGATTTAAAATAATTAAACCCAACACCTGTATAAAAACCTTGCACTGTATTAAATCCTGTTCTTAACAAAGGGCCGTTGTAAGAAAAAGATTTATCTTCGAAAGTATTATTAAAACTGTAACCAGTTATAGGATCTAACCAACCAAATTTATTGCCTTTTGCATCAATAGAATCTAAATACTTTTTAGATTTTCTTAGCACCTTAATACTATCTTTAACTTTATAATCTGTTACCTCTTCTAATGTTAAAGGGATTGGTCTTAACTTGTTCCAGAATAAAGTATCTTTTTTTGTGGCGCTATCTTCAAAAGACAAAACCTCATTTGTAAAAGTTGTTTCTGTAAAGTTTGGCTTAAAATTATAATCAGAATAGGTGTAAGAGAATTTCCCGCTTGGTTTAAAACCCAGAAAATTTAAATCGAAATCTAATGTTTGATTTATTAAAACCCAACCTTTTATTTCTTCGGAATAATTAAACCCTTGAGTTACTTTTAAAGTATTTACAATTGGAATGTTAGTTTGTGCACCGGTTGTGGTAACATCTATACCGTACAATGCCCAATCGTCTTCTACAATATAAATAAAACCTTCAAAAACTCGGTCATTTTTACGTTTTGGTAAAAGTTGTATTTTATTTATTAATTTTTGATTTTTATCATAAAAGGTTCCTACCAATTTATAGTTATAATACGTAAAAGCATTGGTAGAAATAGGAGAAACTAAACCGTTAAAAATTTCGATACTATTTTCGTATAAATCTAAATTAGACTCTTCCGCTCTATTAAAACTTACACCATTATCTTGACCAGACACTTTAGACGCAACAATTTTTTCTTTAAATTTTTTAGGCTTTTTTTGAAAAGAAATCTTAGAAAATGTTTCAGATAAATAAATAATTCCGCTTCTTGTAGAATCTAAACCTCCACCAAAATCGCCCATACTTTGTCCGAAAAATTTTTCTGGCGCATCTTTAATTCTTGTCAAACCTCTAGAGTAAAACTTAGCAGTATAATTTGCATACTTTTCTGTATTCTTATCTTTACTTTTTATAGCGTTTCTAATTATTCTATTTGCAGGATTGTCTTTTGTAGAAATAACTATTTCGTTTAATTGCACATTTTCTTCTTTTAAAACGGCATTTAATTGAAAAGGAAAGCTTGTAATTGTTACTTCCTTTTTTAAAGTTGTAAAACCAATAAACTGAAAAATCACAGTATACTTTCCGGGTTTTTTAAGGTTTAAAAGGTAGTTTCCTTCTTCATTAGTTGTAGTTCCTGTAATTGTATTGTTTAAATAAACACTTACAAAAGATAACGGATCTCCTTTTTGGTCTGTAACAGTTCCTTTTACTTGTGCTTTTAAAGAAAATGCAATGCATAAAAAGAAAATTAAAGTAATTTTTTTCATAAATAATTGAGGTTGATTGCTGCAAACTTAATTTTTAAATGCTTAGCAAATGTTTAATATTTGTTAAACGAAATATAAAATGTTCACAAAAAAGTAAGACTACTATTTTATGTAAATGGTTGCCTATTATTTATTTTTAGTGGAATCTCTAACTACTAAATCTGTATCTAAAACTACTTGTTTATGAGTTATCAACTTATTTGCCTTTCTACTTTTAATTTCTTTAAAAAGTAATTTAAACGCTTTTTTACCCATTTCTAATCCTGGTTGATTTATAGTTGTTAGGCTTGGTGATATCACCGAAGCCATAAACCAATTACTAAACCCCACAATATTTATATCTTCTGGCACTTTTACGCCTCGATCGTTAAATTCTTTCATAGCACCAATTGCAACTAAATCTGTGTTTATAAAAATTCCGTCAACATCATCATGATCTTTTAAAAGTTGTTTTGCATTGGCTTTTCCTTCTTCAAAACTCGCATCACCACATTCACAGGTGTAAACCAAAGAAACATCAAACTCTAAATCGTTATCTAACAACGCTTTTTTATATCCTAAAAATCGATCAATAGAATTTTGAGGAAGCAAAGGACCTCTAAAGTGAGCAATTTTCTTACAACCTATATCTATCAAATACTGTGTTGCAGTATAAGCAGCTTTTCGATCATCAATAATAACTTTAGAACATTTTACAACTTTAGCTATTTTATCAAACATCACAATAGGTGTTTGCTGATTTATAACTTTATTTAAATGTGAAAAGTCGGATGTTTCATTCGCTAATGAAATTAAAATTCCGTCAACTCTTTTTCTAAGTAGTAAATCGATTTGTTTTTGTTCTAATTCATACGATTCGTTTGATTGCAGAATAATAACCAAATAACCCTTTTTTTCTGCTTGCGCTATAATACCTTTAATTACAGATGAAAAAAAGTGATGCACAACCACCGGAATAATTAAACCTATAGTTTTAGATTCTTTAGTTCTTAAGTTCACCGCAAAAGAATTTGGCTGATAATTTAACAACGCCGCGGTTTCTCTAACTAGTTTTCTTGTTTTTTCACTAACATCTGGGTATTCTTTTAATGCTTTTGACACCGTTGTGATAGAAATACCTAACTCTTCTGCAATATTTTTTAATGTTACCAAATCTTAATCTGTTGATTTAAATTAAATTAGTACTCAAATATAAGCAATTAAATAAATCGAAAACGTTTTCGGTAAATCGAAAACGTTTTCGATTTATTAATTTGATAAAAAAATTGGGTTAAAATTTAACTTTACTTAAGAAATGATTAACTAATTATTAAATTCACAATCAAAAAAATGAAAAAACTAACAAATCTTAAAGGTTTACTTTTAATGTTATTCCTAGCAGGGACATCTACATTATTAGCACAATCTAGTATTTCTGGAACAGTAAAAGACCAAAACGGAGAATTAATTCCTGGTGTAAACATCATTTTAAAAGGAACCACTATAGGAACAAGTTCGGATTTTGATGGAAATTATGAAATTAAAAATATTAAAGAAGGTGTTTATACATTAGTTGCTTCTTCTTTAGGTTTCGACAATTTTACAAAAGAAGTTAATTTTAATTCTCCTAAAATTGTTTTAAACATCGTTATCGTAGAAAATGCACAATCATTAGATGAAATTATAGTTACTGGTGTTGTTAACCCAAAATCTAAAATAGAATCTAGTATTTCTGTTTCTACAGTTGGTATTAAACAAATAGAACAAGCTTCGCCAAGATCTGCTGGTGAACTTTTTAGAAACATACCTGGTATTCGTGCAGAATCTTCTGGTGGAGAAGGTAATGCAAACTTTAATGTACGTGGTGTACCAGTTTCTTCTGGTGGATCTAGATATTTACAGTTACAAGAAGACGGTCTTCCATTAATGCTATTTGGAGATACTTCTTTTGGTAATGCAGATAACTTTTTACGTATAGATTCTAATGTAGGTAGAGTTGAAGCAATTAGAGGTGGTTCTGCCTCTACACAAACTTCTAATGGTCCTGCTGGTATTATAAACATGATTAGTAAAACTGGTAGAACAGAAGGCGGTACAATCGGTGCAACTTATGGTTTAGACTTTCAATCTAGTAGATTAGATTTTGAATATGGTACACCTATTAGCGAAGGATTGTATTATCATGTTGGTGGTTTTATGCGAGTTGGCGAAGGACCAAGAAACATTGGTTACCAAGGTAATAAAGGTGGTCAAATTAAAGCCAATATAACAAAAGAGTTTAAAAACGGTTATGTACGTACTTATTTTAAATACTTAAACGATAAAACAGTTATGTATATGCCAATGCCAGTAAGTTTAACGGGTACAAATGCAAACCCAACTTTTGGAAACTTACCTGGTTTTGATATTACTTCAGATTCTCCTCATTCTGTAAATATCCAGAATACATATAGTGTATACGATGGGAATCCTACTCAAAACGATATGAGAAGCGGTAACAACCCAGTAAGTTCGGCAATTGGTGCAGAATTCTCTTTTGATCTAGGTGATGATTGGAAAGTAAACGGTAAAGCAAGATATTCTAACAATTCTGGTCAATGGAATGCTCCTTTTACAGCAAACGTTGGTACTGTAGCAGAAATAGAAGCTTTAGTTAGAGGTGCTTCTGGTGCAACTGGTGCTTTAACTTATAAAGACGGCACACCATTTAATCCTGCAAACGGATTAGCGCAAGATATTAGATACTTTGATGTTACTATCGAAGATTTAAGCAACTTTTTTAGCGATGTAAAAGTTACCAAAGCAATTAATGATAATATAGGAGTAACAGTTGGTATGTTTTCTGCAACACAAAACACAAAGATTGGTTGGCAATGGAGTTCTGCTATTTCTGAAGTAGCAGGAGATGGTAAAGCTAGACTTGGTATTTTCGAAGGATTTTCTGAAGGTGGTGCTTATTCATATGGTCAGCCAGTTTGGGGTAACTGTTGTCAAAGAAAATACAATACAGTACACAATGTAAATTCTCCTTATGTAGGTGTAGATGCAGAAATTAATGAAAAATTAAATTTTGATGGTAGTATCCGTTTCGAAAACGTTAATGTTAATGGTTCTATCAATTCTGGACAATTAAGTAATTTAGATGCAAACGGAGACTTAATCGGTTTTGATTATGATAGTGATGGTGAAA from Polaribacter marinaquae encodes the following:
- a CDS encoding TonB-dependent receptor domain-containing protein, which codes for MKKLTNLKGLLLMLFLAGTSTLLAQSSISGTVKDQNGELIPGVNIILKGTTIGTSSDFDGNYEIKNIKEGVYTLVASSLGFDNFTKEVNFNSPKIVLNIVIVENAQSLDEIIVTGVVNPKSKIESSISVSTVGIKQIEQASPRSAGELFRNIPGIRAESSGGEGNANFNVRGVPVSSGGSRYLQLQEDGLPLMLFGDTSFGNADNFLRIDSNVGRVEAIRGGSASTQTSNGPAGIINMISKTGRTEGGTIGATYGLDFQSSRLDFEYGTPISEGLYYHVGGFMRVGEGPRNIGYQGNKGGQIKANITKEFKNGYVRTYFKYLNDKTVMYMPMPVSLTGTNANPTFGNLPGFDITSDSPHSVNIQNTYSVYDGNPTQNDMRSGNNPVSSAIGAEFSFDLGDDWKVNGKARYSNNSGQWNAPFTANVGTVAEIEALVRGASGATGALTYKDGTPFNPANGLAQDIRYFDVTIEDLSNFFSDVKVTKAINDNIGVTVGMFSATQNTKIGWQWSSAISEVAGDGKARLGIFEGFSEGGAYSYGQPVWGNCCQRKYNTVHNVNSPYVGVDAEINEKLNFDGSIRFENVNVNGSINSGQLSNLDANGDLIGFDYDSDGEISDFESTIPTIAGNPGQAISDNYNFVSYSAGLNYKINNGTAVFGRYSKGASGRAADRNNYGTDGLGDVQFDEISQFEVGLKKRLNNGVLNVTGFVSNTDEGISNELNRTVGNPFKALGLEVESALSFGNFGINGSVTYTKAEIDGGANQGNTPRRQADFVYNLAPTYSFGTSKQHLLGITILGTSESYAQDDNDLVMPGYAYINAVAKVSLTKGLSLSVNANNLFDTIGVTEVEGNGNIAGGLAAARTISGRSTTMTLQYSF